The Kineococcus endophyticus genome includes a region encoding these proteins:
- the nadC gene encoding carboxylating nicotinate-nucleotide diphosphorylase, with protein sequence MTPTANTPAGVVALALAEDAPWGDVTSESLLPADAVADAQLVAREPGVLAGSASAREAFTQAAALTGGTLDVLELSPDGTRFAAGDVLGRVRGTARGVLRAERIALNLLQHLSGVATLTAAFVDAVAGTDARIVDTRKTTPGLRALERAAVRAGGGHNHRWSLSDAVLVKDNHLAVVLASGLDVTTALKSVRESVSHTTTIEVEVDRLDQLEAVLAADVDVVLLDNFSLADLATGVALVRSRSLALVEASGGVSLQTVRGIAEQGVDLVSVGALTQNARTLDLGLDTTVQGS encoded by the coding sequence GTGACCCCCACCGCCAACACCCCAGCGGGTGTCGTCGCGCTCGCCCTGGCCGAGGACGCGCCCTGGGGCGACGTGACGAGCGAGTCGCTCCTGCCGGCCGACGCCGTCGCCGACGCCCAGCTCGTCGCCCGCGAACCCGGGGTCCTCGCCGGGTCCGCGTCGGCCCGCGAGGCGTTCACCCAGGCCGCAGCGCTCACGGGCGGGACGCTGGACGTCCTCGAGCTGTCCCCCGACGGCACCCGCTTCGCCGCGGGCGACGTCCTGGGCCGCGTCCGCGGCACGGCCCGCGGGGTCCTGCGCGCCGAGCGCATCGCCCTGAACCTGCTGCAGCACCTGTCGGGCGTCGCGACCCTGACGGCGGCCTTCGTCGACGCCGTGGCCGGCACGGACGCGCGGATCGTCGACACCCGCAAGACGACCCCCGGGCTGAGGGCGCTGGAACGAGCGGCCGTGCGGGCCGGCGGCGGGCACAACCACCGCTGGTCCCTGTCGGACGCGGTCCTCGTCAAGGACAACCACCTCGCGGTGGTGCTGGCGAGCGGGCTGGACGTCACCACCGCGCTGAAGTCCGTGCGGGAGAGCGTGTCCCACACGACGACGATCGAGGTCGAGGTCGACCGACTGGACCAGCTCGAGGCCGTCCTGGCCGCCGACGTCGACGTCGTCCTGCTCGACAACTTCTCCCTGGCTGACCTCGCGACGGGTGTCGCGCTCGTCCGGTCCCGTTCCCTCGCCCTCGTCGAGGCCAGCGGCGGGGTCAGCCTCCAGACCGTCCGCGGCATCGCCGAGCAGGGCGTGGACCTGGTCTCGGTGGGCGCGCTGACGCAGAACGCCCGCACGCTCGACCTCGGGCTCGACACGACCGTGCAGGGCAGCTGA